ACACCCAAGAATATTGGCGATTTCTTCTAACCGATCTAGTGTAATATTCGCCATGTCATTTTCTATATTAGCATAGGCTCGTGTAGTAATTTTGAGTTTTTCAGCAACATAAGATCTTTTTAAATTCTTTTCGAACTCCCTAATCTCTCTGATATTACTACCGATTTTCATGCTCTAATCGTTAAAAATCAAATTGTATATTATTTTCTAATAACAGTTTTTCAAGTCTAGGTATGCGCTTTACTTGCTCGAAATATAATTCTTTGTACGCTTTTCTTACTTCCTCCTGATCAACAGACTGGACGTTAACTATCGTTCCTTGATTTCCGTTATTGTTATTGAAGTAATTTCTTATTCCAAAAGGTGCGTCGTCTAACAAGATTAAGTCAACAATATTTACAGAAAGTCTATTTGCGATGGCCTCTACTACACTCCAAAGCACATCCCCTCCCGCTTCAATATCTTTGTATTCCTCTTCGGTGATTCCTATTTCGTCAGCCATAAATTTTGTTGTATATCCTTTTTTAGCTCTAATTTCTTGTATGTTATTCCCTATGTTCATGATTTTGTA
This Olivibacter sp. SDN3 DNA region includes the following protein-coding sequences:
- a CDS encoding helix-turn-helix transcriptional regulator produces the protein MNIGNNIQEIRAKKGYTTKFMADEIGITEEEYKDIEAGGDVLWSVVEAIANRLSVNIVDLILLDDAPFGIRNYFNNNNGNQGTIVNVQSVDQEEVRKAYKELYFEQVKRIPRLEKLLLENNIQFDF